Proteins from a genomic interval of Candidatus Bathyarchaeota archaeon:
- a CDS encoding stage II sporulation protein M codes for MIEVMEKLQTVRFNMQTRIVITVIFFVVALIVTAVGVLVFKIDVQEAQRFKEEIKGEFERFDDLRFIFGNNLIHTLIMFVPIIGPVWGSFVLFNTGTIIAIFGIAEGTQPILYFLLFFLVPVFWLEFGVYSISMAQSVILLLQMLRHRGKKEAVRTSILITICTLILLLAAVVEWIMLDVIRG; via the coding sequence ATGATTGAAGTTATGGAAAAGCTTCAAACTGTAAGGTTTAACATGCAAACGAGAATCGTGATTACTGTAATCTTCTTTGTTGTTGCTTTGATTGTTACAGCTGTCGGAGTACTTGTTTTCAAAATTGACGTGCAAGAAGCACAGAGATTTAAGGAAGAAATTAAAGGAGAATTTGAACGATTCGATGACTTGAGGTTTATTTTTGGAAACAACTTAATTCACACCCTTATCATGTTTGTTCCCATCATCGGACCAGTTTGGGGGAGCTTTGTTCTCTTCAACACAGGCACGATAATCGCCATATTCGGCATCGCTGAGGGAACCCAACCGATCCTATATTTTCTGTTGTTTTTCTTGGTTCCTGTTTTTTGGCTTGAATTTGGTGTGTATTCTATCTCTATGGCTCAAAGCGTCATTCTGCTCTTGCAAATGTTACGACATCGTGGCAAGAAAGAAGCAGTGAGAACCTCCATACTCATTACAATATGCACTCTAATTTTGTTGCTTGCAGCTGTAGTTGAATGGATTATGTTAGATGTGATCAGAGGCTAA
- a CDS encoding RlmE family RNA methyltransferase: protein MPKAWVRERKRDYYYRKAKEEKYRSRATYKLLQAISKYHFLEKGDVVVDLGAAPGGWLQASRKIVGKEGFVLGVDLKRIKPFEAANVQTIIGDITDSETQKLIRSALPSLADAVISDVSPNVSGVWEVDHARQIDLARESLTLALRLLKVDGNFFVKVFQGDMFQDFVEEVKQHFARVEIMKPKASRKKSAEIFVLGLGLEKRVGAQPSNSFNYSRLY, encoded by the coding sequence TTGCCTAAAGCATGGGTGAGAGAACGAAAACGAGATTATTATTACAGAAAGGCCAAAGAAGAAAAATACCGTTCTCGAGCAACCTACAAACTTCTGCAAGCAATAAGCAAATACCATTTTTTAGAAAAAGGTGACGTTGTTGTTGATTTAGGCGCTGCACCTGGTGGCTGGTTGCAGGCGTCTCGGAAAATTGTCGGAAAAGAGGGTTTTGTTCTAGGGGTTGACTTGAAAAGGATTAAACCCTTTGAAGCAGCTAATGTTCAAACCATCATCGGCGACATAACAGATTCTGAAACGCAGAAGCTGATTAGGAGTGCTTTACCCTCATTAGCAGATGCTGTTATTTCTGATGTTTCACCAAATGTTTCCGGAGTCTGGGAGGTTGATCATGCTCGACAAATAGATTTGGCTCGCGAATCTTTGACTCTTGCTTTAAGACTTCTCAAAGTTGATGGAAATTTTTTCGTGAAAGTGTTTCAGGGTGACATGTTTCAAGATTTTGTTGAAGAAGTTAAACAGCATTTTGCCAGGGTTGAAATAATGAAGCCTAAGGCAAGTCGAAAGAAGAGCGCCGAGATTTTTGTTCTTGGACTGGGGCTTGAAAAAAGAGTAGGTGCCCAGCCCTCAAATTCTTTTAATTATTCGCGTTTGTATTAA
- a CDS encoding XTP/dITP diphosphatase — protein MTDFIKGRVTFIVTSNIHKFSEARRVLSDYKIATAMLKKIGAVEIQDDNIENVAKASAVDAVKKCNLPIMVEDAGLFIEALKNFPGPYSSYVYRTISNDGVLKLMGNITNRNAYFESVVAFISPSLNEALCFHGKVEGKIVKEKCGSQGFGFDPIFTPLNSSKTFARMTIEEKNQHSHRAKAFRKFAEWYTASF, from the coding sequence ATGACCGATTTTATAAAAGGCAGAGTGACATTCATTGTAACAAGCAACATTCACAAGTTTAGTGAAGCTCGTCGAGTCCTAAGCGACTACAAGATAGCAACGGCAATGCTGAAAAAAATTGGTGCAGTTGAAATTCAGGATGATAACATAGAAAATGTTGCGAAAGCAAGCGCTGTAGACGCAGTTAAAAAATGCAACCTACCTATCATGGTAGAAGACGCAGGCCTATTCATCGAAGCACTAAAAAATTTTCCAGGTCCTTACTCTTCGTATGTTTACCGAACAATCAGCAACGATGGGGTTCTGAAACTGATGGGAAACATAACCAACAGAAACGCATATTTCGAATCAGTCGTTGCCTTCATAAGCCCTTCCTTGAATGAAGCATTATGCTTCCACGGTAAGGTTGAAGGGAAAATCGTTAAAGAAAAATGTGGCAGCCAAGGGTTCGGCTTTGACCCCATTTTCACACCCTTGAACTCATCGAAAACTTTTGCCAGAATGACTATAGAGGAAAAAAATCAACATTCACATCGAGCCAAAGCCTTTCGCAAATTCGCTGAATGGTATACGGCAAGTTTTTAG
- a CDS encoding VOC family protein — MIKSIWGITLAVFNLKEAVAFYEKTLGLNKKYEYSSYAGFQCGGVEIGLRPGRKEKGRIEDAPSVEFFVDDVEAVYGTLKKKGVDSVKKPHNEPWGSREASFLDPDGNLLEIVQIDWKKYFKVSMKGTKTT, encoded by the coding sequence ATGATTAAAAGTATTTGGGGCATAACTCTCGCTGTATTCAATCTCAAGGAAGCTGTTGCTTTTTACGAAAAAACTTTGGGGCTTAACAAGAAGTATGAATATTCTTCTTACGCTGGCTTTCAATGTGGCGGAGTGGAAATCGGGCTTAGACCCGGCAGAAAGGAAAAAGGACGTATAGAAGATGCGCCATCTGTTGAGTTCTTTGTGGATGATGTTGAAGCAGTATATGGAACACTTAAGAAGAAAGGTGTAGATTCTGTCAAAAAACCTCACAATGAGCCTTGGGGAAGCAGAGAGGCGAGTTTTCTTGATCCCGACGGAAACTTATTGGAAATTGTGCAAATTGACTGGAAGAAATACTTTAAAGTAAGCATGAAAGGCACTAAAACTACGTGA
- a CDS encoding transcriptional regulator, with translation MPKRSDLEYKALQFIANTSDEGVLQSDLWRQLDASSREGSRIAIKLENKGLIRRERELFQGRWTYRLYPKRKPASINSIIDCPCLSCHESIQCGAYGAISPNDCEKLTEWLANLVREDGGLQGDS, from the coding sequence ATGCCGAAACGCAGTGACCTGGAGTATAAGGCTCTACAATTCATCGCCAACACTAGTGACGAGGGCGTACTTCAATCTGATTTGTGGCGCCAACTGGACGCCAGCAGCAGAGAAGGCTCTCGAATAGCCATCAAACTGGAAAACAAAGGGCTTATACGACGTGAGCGTGAACTTTTTCAAGGTCGATGGACTTACAGATTATATCCTAAAAGAAAGCCAGCGTCGATAAATTCTATAATTGATTGTCCATGCTTAAGCTGTCATGAAAGCATTCAATGCGGTGCCTACGGAGCTATCTCTCCAAATGATTGCGAGAAGCTTACTGAATGGCTTGCCAACTTAGTTCGAGAAGATGGTGGCTTGCAAGGTGACAGCTGA
- a CDS encoding fumarylacetoacetate hydrolase family protein, whose amino-acid sequence MKLVRFSSSKIKSYGILDKDQVICLPILAKMLEQPFPASLENLISQGMEEPSIEHLIQNAPRTSLGKAMLPLGKVKLQAPIAMPPKIICLGLNYKDHAAEQGKNPPDEPVIFMKPHTTIIGPNENIVKPKFVKQLDYEAELAIVVGKEAKNFSVNDAKSCIFGYTILNDVSARDIQFKDKQWTRGKSFDTFAPTGPCITTTSQIKNPANLRVCTWVNKEPRQNSNTQNMVFDVFEIVHHLSCVMTLKPCDIIATGTPAGVGFAMKPKPKFLHDGDDIEIEIEGIGILRNKVLEENPTP is encoded by the coding sequence ATGAAGCTAGTTCGCTTCTCAAGTTCAAAAATAAAGTCCTATGGAATTTTAGACAAAGACCAAGTAATTTGCTTGCCCATCTTAGCAAAAATGCTGGAACAACCTTTTCCAGCGAGTCTTGAAAATCTAATCTCACAAGGCATGGAAGAACCCAGCATAGAACATTTGATTCAAAATGCACCAAGAACAAGTCTTGGAAAGGCCATGCTCCCTCTTGGCAAAGTGAAACTACAGGCGCCAATTGCGATGCCGCCGAAGATTATTTGCCTAGGTTTAAACTATAAAGACCATGCTGCAGAACAGGGTAAAAACCCGCCTGACGAACCAGTGATTTTTATGAAACCTCATACAACCATAATAGGCCCCAACGAAAACATTGTCAAGCCCAAATTCGTGAAACAACTTGACTACGAAGCAGAGTTAGCCATTGTGGTGGGCAAAGAGGCTAAAAACTTCTCAGTCAACGACGCCAAATCATGCATTTTTGGATACACAATTCTCAACGACGTTTCCGCGCGGGACATCCAGTTTAAGGATAAACAATGGACCAGAGGAAAAAGTTTCGACACTTTTGCACCTACCGGACCATGCATCACAACTACCAGTCAGATAAAGAACCCGGCCAATTTACGAGTTTGCACATGGGTCAACAAGGAACCACGGCAAAATTCCAATACCCAGAATATGGTGTTTGATGTATTCGAAATCGTGCATCACCTTAGCTGTGTCATGACGTTAAAACCCTGCGATATTATCGCAACAGGGACTCCTGCAGGTGTAGGGTTCGCTATGAAGCCTAAACCAAAATTTCTTCATGACGGTGACGATATAGAGATAGAAATAGAAGGTATAGGAATCCTAAGGAACAAGGTATTGGAAGAGAACCCAACGCCTTAG
- the nadC gene encoding carboxylating nicotinate-nucleotide diphosphorylase — protein sequence MFLPKRILEEKLRRFLEEDVGQGDITTHLTISKNTIVEAEVVVKEGGLVAGIEEALVLCESLNLQANALTSDGTQVKPQTSILHIVGDAKTLLSAERTLLNILSRMSGIATTTNRLIGKVKAAGYKTRVACTRKVAPGLGYFDKKAVFLGGGDTHRLHLDDLVLIKDNHIKIVGNVGDAVRKACETVSFSKKVEVEVASVRDALEAAEAGADIIMLDNFPSEKVKETVSILTKEGIRNKVLLEASGGITEKNILEYAAAGVDILSIGEITHSVKALNMSLEVVKVRKSKV from the coding sequence GTGTTTCTGCCTAAACGGATTTTAGAAGAAAAACTTCGCAGGTTCTTGGAAGAAGACGTTGGGCAAGGTGACATAACAACTCATCTCACAATTTCGAAGAATACAATTGTTGAAGCCGAAGTTGTTGTGAAAGAAGGCGGCTTAGTGGCCGGGATAGAAGAGGCATTGGTCTTATGTGAAAGTCTCAATCTACAGGCGAACGCCTTAACGTCTGATGGTACGCAAGTTAAACCTCAAACTTCTATTCTGCACATTGTTGGGGATGCCAAAACTCTTCTTTCCGCAGAGCGGACTCTCCTTAACATACTTTCCAGAATGAGTGGAATAGCAACCACGACAAACCGTTTGATAGGCAAAGTCAAAGCAGCAGGCTACAAGACCCGTGTGGCTTGCACAAGAAAAGTAGCGCCTGGGCTTGGTTATTTTGACAAAAAAGCTGTTTTCCTCGGCGGTGGTGACACACACCGGTTGCATCTTGACGACTTGGTTTTGATAAAAGACAATCACATAAAAATCGTTGGTAATGTGGGCGACGCTGTGAGAAAAGCCTGTGAAACTGTTTCTTTTTCTAAGAAAGTGGAGGTTGAAGTAGCATCTGTTAGGGATGCTTTGGAAGCAGCTGAAGCGGGTGCTGATATAATTATGCTGGACAACTTTCCTTCTGAAAAAGTAAAGGAAACTGTGTCCATCTTAACGAAGGAAGGAATTAGAAACAAAGTGTTGCTTGAGGCAAGTGGTGGAATAACTGAGAAGAATATTCTCGAGTATGCGGCAGCAGGCGTTGACATTCTAAGCATTGGCGAAATTACTCACAGCGTAAAAGCGTTAAACATGAGTCTCGAAGTTGTCAAAGTTAGAAAGTCCAAAGTATGA
- a CDS encoding Kae1-associated kinase Bud32 has translation MLVKKGAEASLFLEDWQGRRVIMKRRLPKKYRLPEIDEKIRAYRTIHESQLLHHAKKAGVLTPTIFMVDLADSNIIMEFVEGKQVKQILDNLSSEERQSLSRHIGELIGRLHCNSIIHGDLTTSNMILTPRGKVVFVDFGLGEKTVELELRGVDLHLMKRAFQSTHFRYAEECFNAVLEGYAKVVGVEVAKKVLGKIGEIEKRGRYISERRKVEE, from the coding sequence ATGCTGGTCAAGAAAGGGGCGGAGGCGAGTCTTTTTCTCGAGGATTGGCAAGGGCGGAGAGTGATTATGAAGCGACGGCTCCCAAAAAAATATAGGCTTCCTGAAATAGACGAAAAAATCCGCGCTTACCGAACCATTCACGAATCTCAGCTTCTTCATCATGCGAAAAAGGCGGGAGTCCTAACTCCTACAATTTTTATGGTAGATCTAGCTGATTCGAATATTATCATGGAGTTCGTTGAAGGAAAACAGGTGAAACAGATTTTAGACAATCTTTCTTCTGAAGAACGTCAAAGCTTAAGCAGGCACATTGGCGAACTTATTGGTCGTCTTCACTGCAACAGTATTATTCATGGCGACCTTACAACTTCTAACATGATATTAACTCCCCGTGGAAAAGTGGTTTTTGTTGATTTTGGGCTTGGAGAAAAAACTGTTGAGCTGGAATTAAGAGGCGTTGATCTTCATCTTATGAAGCGCGCATTTCAAAGTACCCATTTCCGTTATGCTGAAGAATGTTTCAACGCCGTTTTGGAAGGCTACGCTAAAGTTGTTGGGGTTGAAGTGGCGAAAAAAGTATTAGGAAAGATAGGTGAGATTGAAAAGCGAGGGCGATATATTTCTGAAAGGAGGAAAGTAGAAGAATGA
- the kae1 gene encoding KEOPS complex N(6)-L-threonylcarbamoyladenine synthase Kae1: MQRHNSTQKFCLGIEATADDFSVGILNFEGSILANVIDAFMPETGGIHPREAARHHAKVAGEVISTAFQKADIRPKDIAIVAFSQGPGLGPCLRTGATAARALASYLNVSLVGVNHCVAHIEIGKLATGALDPITLYVSGGNTIVSAFDAGRYRVFGETLDIAVGNCLDVFAREAGQRQHEGMPLGAMVEKLARGGKRLVDLPYSVKGMDLSFSGLLTAAVRLLKSGECRLEDLCYSLQEVAFSMLTEVTERALAHTEKREVLLTGGVGANKRLQAMLNAIANEHDSHFCVVPKRLALDNGAMIAWTGILAYKHGLTTPIERSFVRLKWRLEDVEAPWVEG, from the coding sequence GTGCAAAGGCATAATTCAACGCAGAAATTTTGTCTTGGTATAGAAGCAACTGCAGACGATTTCAGCGTTGGAATACTGAACTTCGAGGGAAGCATTCTAGCAAACGTGATTGATGCTTTCATGCCTGAAACGGGCGGCATCCATCCGCGGGAGGCTGCGAGGCATCACGCAAAAGTCGCTGGAGAAGTCATTTCTACAGCTTTTCAAAAAGCTGACATAAGGCCGAAGGACATCGCCATCGTTGCTTTTTCGCAAGGTCCTGGTCTAGGACCATGTCTTCGCACAGGTGCAACTGCCGCTCGAGCTTTGGCATCTTATCTTAACGTTTCGTTGGTGGGTGTTAACCATTGCGTGGCTCACATTGAGATCGGCAAACTTGCAACCGGCGCTCTAGATCCTATTACGTTGTACGTTTCTGGAGGAAACACGATAGTTTCAGCGTTTGACGCTGGTCGTTATCGCGTTTTTGGTGAGACTTTGGACATTGCTGTAGGCAACTGTTTGGATGTTTTTGCGAGGGAGGCCGGACAGCGTCAACATGAGGGGATGCCATTGGGCGCTATGGTAGAGAAGCTTGCACGCGGAGGAAAAAGGCTGGTTGACTTACCTTATAGTGTTAAGGGCATGGATTTATCTTTCAGTGGGCTTCTTACAGCCGCGGTTCGGCTTCTTAAGAGTGGAGAATGCAGGCTTGAAGACTTGTGTTATAGCTTGCAGGAAGTGGCGTTCTCTATGCTTACTGAGGTTACTGAGCGTGCTTTAGCACATACTGAGAAACGGGAGGTTCTTTTAACTGGGGGAGTGGGTGCAAACAAGCGGTTGCAGGCCATGTTAAATGCCATAGCTAATGAGCATGACAGCCATTTTTGTGTAGTTCCAAAACGATTAGCCTTGGATAACGGCGCTATGATTGCTTGGACGGGTATTCTTGCGTACAAGCACGGCTTAACTACGCCTATTGAAAGGAGTTTTGTCCGATTGAAATGGAGACTTGAGGACGTAGAAGCGCCATGGGTTGAAGGATAG
- a CDS encoding 30S ribosomal protein S15: protein MPKQEKGRSHSIRPVSKRPPLWCKYESEEVEAIVIKLAREGHSPSRIGTILRDQHGIPLTKTITGKSITGILAEAEMASSIPEDLEMLLKKASGLSTHLEKNKMDLANKRALQVVEAKIYKLSKYYKRKGVLPSDWKYAPRAASIV, encoded by the coding sequence TTGCCAAAGCAAGAAAAAGGAAGATCACATTCGATACGTCCTGTAAGTAAGCGACCCCCCTTATGGTGTAAATACGAGTCTGAAGAAGTGGAAGCAATAGTCATAAAATTGGCGAGAGAGGGGCATTCTCCCAGCAGAATAGGCACCATACTGCGAGATCAACATGGCATCCCACTGACAAAAACCATAACAGGAAAAAGCATCACCGGCATCCTAGCAGAAGCTGAGATGGCGTCGTCTATCCCGGAAGACCTTGAAATGCTATTAAAGAAGGCTTCAGGGCTCTCCACTCACCTTGAGAAGAACAAAATGGATTTAGCTAATAAACGAGCGTTGCAGGTTGTAGAGGCTAAGATTTACAAATTGTCCAAATACTACAAACGTAAAGGCGTTCTACCATCTGACTGGAAATATGCACCTAGGGCTGCTTCTATCGTCTAA
- a CDS encoding TIGR00296 family protein: MVFKLTQEEGEFLVKLARKTVQEHLKTGKVVNVPKDTPAKLMQRCGVFVTINSLKNGKKKLKGCIGYPYPTTVLAQAVIECAISSATQDPRFSSLSSEELDKVIFEVSVLTPPKLVEVEDPRHLPSRIKIGKNGLIVERGFYKGLLLPQVPVEYNWDKEEFLCQCCIKAGLPPDNWLIKTTKIHKFQAIVFQEDTPRGKIKRKELGGR; this comes from the coding sequence GTGGTATTCAAGCTCACACAAGAAGAAGGCGAGTTCCTAGTTAAGCTTGCCCGAAAAACTGTACAGGAACATCTAAAAACGGGCAAAGTCGTCAATGTGCCCAAAGACACACCTGCCAAGCTGATGCAACGCTGCGGGGTTTTCGTTACTATAAACAGCCTTAAAAATGGCAAAAAGAAATTAAAAGGATGCATAGGCTACCCTTATCCAACCACTGTCTTGGCGCAAGCTGTTATAGAGTGCGCCATCAGTTCTGCAACTCAAGACCCACGTTTCTCCTCCCTTTCTTCTGAGGAACTTGACAAAGTCATTTTTGAAGTCAGTGTGCTTACACCCCCGAAACTAGTGGAAGTTGAAGATCCGAGGCACCTTCCATCAAGGATCAAGATAGGCAAGAACGGCCTCATCGTAGAAAGAGGATTCTACAAAGGTCTTTTATTACCCCAAGTACCTGTTGAATACAACTGGGATAAAGAAGAATTCCTCTGTCAATGCTGTATAAAAGCTGGCCTACCCCCAGACAATTGGCTAATAAAGACGACGAAAATCCATAAATTTCAAGCAATAGTTTTTCAGGAAGACACCCCTAGAGGCAAAATAAAACGAAAAGAACTTGGCGGGAGATAA
- a CDS encoding DUF4152 family protein — translation MKVVAADSGAALLNTRFEPLKIVAAAAVLVEPPYREANQFLVEPIFAPVKNGHGLIIHELELCRLLLKEVRADVVHLDMSIGGLLVEEISPIQLRGKARSSVLKILPKIRKLATDIKRVYGIDVLAIGKESVPVRIAELTTGAHAVLYACEKALKEGREQILGLPSKCYARVIQNTVTLQSLIAAEHDIAGYAEDNGEVLEKIRIVEMLNPCARGFRALRIVPKVR, via the coding sequence TTGAAGGTTGTTGCAGCAGACTCGGGTGCAGCCTTACTGAACACTCGCTTTGAGCCATTGAAAATTGTTGCCGCGGCTGCTGTTCTCGTTGAACCACCTTACAGAGAAGCAAATCAATTCTTGGTTGAGCCAATTTTCGCTCCAGTAAAAAATGGGCATGGCTTAATAATTCACGAACTTGAGCTTTGTCGATTGTTGCTAAAAGAGGTTAGAGCCGATGTGGTCCACTTGGATATGTCTATAGGTGGATTATTAGTGGAAGAGATTTCGCCAATTCAGCTCAGAGGAAAAGCTCGCAGTAGCGTATTAAAGATTCTGCCGAAAATAAGAAAATTAGCAACCGACATTAAACGAGTTTATGGCATAGATGTATTAGCTATTGGAAAAGAGAGCGTTCCAGTGAGAATCGCAGAGTTAACTACTGGAGCTCACGCAGTTCTTTACGCTTGTGAAAAAGCTTTGAAAGAAGGTAGAGAACAGATTTTGGGTTTGCCCTCTAAATGCTATGCGAGGGTTATACAGAACACAGTTACGTTGCAGTCGCTCATAGCTGCTGAACACGATATTGCAGGGTACGCTGAAGATAACGGGGAAGTGTTGGAAAAAATCCGAATAGTGGAAATGTTGAATCCGTGTGCTAGAGGATTTCGAGCATTAAGAATAGTTCCTAAAGTGAGATAG